A single genomic interval of Drosophila virilis strain 15010-1051.87 chromosome 2, Dvir_AGI_RSII-ME, whole genome shotgun sequence harbors:
- the P5cr-2 gene encoding uncharacterized protein P5cr-2 has translation MGSIGKIGFLGGGNMAKALAKGFIAAGLTKPSGIIASVHPADKVSQQSFQSLGIETLVENAPVVEKSEIVFVSVKPQVVPKVLAEIKPLSANKLFLSVAMGITLKSLESSLSTQSRVIRVMPNTPALVCSGCSVYVRGSQASDADAQVTQRLLEAVGTCEACDESQLDIVTALSGSGPAYVFVMIEALADGAVHMGMPRDLAYRLAAQTVLGAGHMVRECATHPGQLKDNVTSPAGSTAAALRHLERSGFRAAVAGAVEAATLRCRQISGEQT, from the exons ATGGGATCTATAGGAAAAATCGGGTTTCTTGGCGGTGGCAACATGGCCAAAGCCTTGGCAAAGGGTTTTATAGCCGCAG GTCTGACCAAACCCAGCGGCATTATAGCCAGTGTACATCCGGCGGACAAGGTATCACAGCAATCCTTTCAATCTCTGGGCATCGAAACACTAGTCGAGAACGCACCCGTCGTGGAGAAAtctgaaattgtttttgtctCTGTCAAGCCACAGGTGGTGCCCAAGGTGCTAGCAGAGATTAAGCCGTTAAGCGCAAATAAGCTTTTCCTTTCTGTAGCCATGGGCATCACATTGAAGAGCCTCGAGTCCAGTTTATCAACGCAATCGCGGGTTATACGCGTCATGCCAAATACCCCGGCTTTGGTCTGTTCCGGCTGTTCAGTCTACGTACGCGGCAGCCAGGCGAGCGATGCAGATGCACAAGTCACCCAGCGCCTACTTGAGGCTGTTGGCACGTGCGAAGCCTGTGATGAGTCGCAGCTGGACATAGTCACAGCCCTGAGTGGTAGCGGGCCCGCCTATGTGTTCGTAATGATCGAAGCGCTAGCCGATGGCGCCGTGCATATGGGCATGCCCAGAGATCTAGCCTACCGTTTGGCAGCACAGACAGTGCTAGGTGCCGGTCACATGGTACGTGAATGCGCCACACATCCCGGCCAGCTGAAAGACAACGTAACCAGTCCGGCTGGCTCAACGGCAGCGGCCTTAAGGCATCTCGAGCGATCAG GTTTCCGTGCGGCAGTTGCTGGGGCGGTGGAGGCTGCAACGCTGCGCTGCCGGCAGATCTCGGGCGAACAGACGTAG
- the SF1 gene encoding splicing factor 1 isoform X2 → MQAVNPEFKPPADYKPPVTRVSDKVLIPQEQHPDINFVGLLIGPRGNTLKAMEKDTGAKIIIRGKGSVKEGKVGRKDGQPLPGEDEPLHAFITAPNPEAVRKAVDKIKDVIRQGIEVPEGHNDLRRMQLRELAQLNGTLRENDIQRCTCGSTDHKSWQCPDKPIITNTIVCTSCGGTGHLTKDCRNKRPGSGAPGMACEDTQAKIDEEYMSLMAELGEGPPPSAAKADTPAAPQLHRASYSIFDKKPSQMQAIQSPPNSSRDHQREMSGGWGGSTHEHQMNMDPSMGMEHAMGLSPYVPAPPVAQAPPPMPPPLMPWMSAPQPPPPASEPMNPPIPGTLPPLIPPPPGTSAPPMPPWASGYPGWGTGYVPPPPPPCAPPPPSISLSQPPPPPPPSN, encoded by the exons ATGCAGGCTGTTAATCCAGAGTTTAAGCCGCCAGCTGATTACAA GCCACCTGTTACACGTGTCAGCGACAAGGTTCTAATTCCGCAAGAGCAGCATCCGGACATAAACTTTGTGGGCCTGCTGATTGGACCTCGCGGCAACACACTAAAAGCCATGGAAAAGGACACCGGCGCTAAGATCATTATACGCGGTAAAGGCTCTGTCAAAGAGGGCAAAGTGGGTCGCAAGGATGGCCAACCTTTGCCGGGCGAAGATGAACCGCTGCATGCGTTTATTACAGCGCCCAATCCGGAGGCTGTACGCAAGGCCGTTGACAAGATTAAGGACGTTATACGGCAAGGCATCGAGGTGCCCGAGGGCCACAATGATCTGCGCCGCATGCAGCTGCGAGAACTAGCCCAGCTGAACGGCACGTTGCGAGAGAACGATATACAGCGCTGCACTTGTGGCTCTACAGATCACAAGTCTTGGCAGTGCCCCGACAAGCCGATCATAACCAACACCATTGTCTGCACATCATGCGGCGGCACTGGTCACTTGACTAAAGATTGTCGTAATAAGCGTCCAGGCTCCGGTGCGCCGGGCATGGCCTGTGAGGATACCCAGGCCAAGATCGATGAGGAGTACATGAGCCTAATGGCGGAGCTGGGCGAGGGACCGCCGCCTTCTGCTGCTAAGGCTGATACGCCTGCCGCGCCACAGCTGCATCGCGCTAGCTACAGCATCTTTGATAAGAAGCCGTCACAGATGCAGGCCATACAATCCCCACCCAACTCGTCACGCGATCATCAGCGCGAAATGAGCGGCGGCTGGGGAGGATCAACGCATGAACATCAAATGAACATGGACCCAAGCATGGGCATGGAGCACGCTATGGGCTTGTCGCCCTATGTGCCAGCACCACCTGTGGCGCAGGCACCACCACCAATGCCGCCACCGTTGATGCCTTGGATGAGTGCCCCGCAGCCACCGCCACCGGCCTCTGAGCCCATGAATCCGCCAATACCGGGCACATTACCGCCGCTAATACCGCCGCCGCCTGGTACTAGTGCACCACCAATGCCACCATGGGCGAGCGGTTATCCTGGCTGGGGTACAGGTTATGTACCGCCACCTCCACCGCCGTGCGCACCGCCACCGCCATCGATAAGCTTGTCGcaaccgccaccgccgccgccgccatctAACTGA
- the l(3)07882 gene encoding nucleolar protein 14 homolog yields the protein MGAKSKKSNADAVYSKKSVKSSNPFDTAIAQTAKRLNPFDVHVNKEKFKILGRICKHDRGLPGVSRAKALQKRSETLGRQYAVKHKTNKFVDHRIGKHLSGDQLTESVMNARFLSEKLAQVRASNKAEKFNLNDDELLTHRGQTLEEIEQYRDERSDDEDIDDEGLNAEFTSTAHFGGDGDTPQDRQTAIEEMISEQKRRKNEIAKDKDEVHDLTEKLDANYKELLPLVAKATKDEQHEKPPPDAYDKLLKEMIFEPRGSVTDKLIDPEELAKQEAARLDKLENERLRRMKADGEEQEANVQIPHRSADDLDDGYFAAGNEDDGDDILAYDLDGNLGTHLNSKREAGDATGQSDEKDNESEEDGENDDDDEEETEDSDSEVDNLSDLKESDSESDQGEAPQPKNKTKPQKQKTSETVDTSIPYTIKMPKTYEDFTELLAKYTPTQQVTIVERIIKCNHPKLEGVNRENVVKLYAFLLQYIKDMFEDASEQDIRLHFQLVAQLMPHLYDLTHLNPDRMSNTLLDVIKEKYAEYRKNHKVYPTLDTLIYFKLVSNLYSTSDFRHPLATPTYIFMQHILSRARVRTRQDIAMGLFIITIALEFGSRSKRLLPAVFNFLLGIVHMAIPKRQVDQIEIVPPFERDGPFSKLLAIPATSESKTLESQQLQAADLVTHTITLDFKVRALDITLRLVKQIFEEQIGEHTGACFLASPFLPLMELLPLKLYPKHVQQHFAEAKSTLECVAAKKMKPLAPPDKKPKALRLLEPRFEVVYDDKRRPKMSKQKEERAKLLHKIKREKKGAIREIRRDTAFVQDLKLKQQLQSDKERHEKVKRIYQEASVQQGELNELARAKKRKKF from the exons ATGGGTGCAAAGAGTAAAAAGTCAAACGCCGATGCAGTGTATTCTAAGAAATCAGTTAAAAGCAGTAATCCCTTCGACACTGCAATAGCCCAAACCGCCAAGCGCTTGAACCCGTTTGACGTGCACGTGAACAAGGAAAAATTTAAGATCCTAGGTCGGATTTGCAAGCATGATCGAGGCTTGCCTGGTGTTTCCCGTGCTAAAGCCCTGCAGAAACGCTCTGAAACTCTCGGCCGGCAATATGCGGTTaaacacaaaaccaacaaatttGTGGACCATCGCATTGGCAAACATCTAAGCGGCGACCAGTTGACAGAGTCTGTGATGAATGCACGATTTCTGTCTGAGAAATTGGCTCAAGTGCGCGCCTCAAACAAGGCAGAAAAGTTTAACTTAAATGACGACGAGTTGCTCACACATAGAGGTCAAACGCTTGAGGAGATTGAGCAGTACAGAGACGAACGTTCAGATGACGAGGATATCGACGATGAGGGTCTTAACG cTGAGTTTACTTCAACCGCGCATTTTGGCGGTGACGGCGACACGCCGCAAGATCGTCAAACGGCCATAGAAGAAATGATTAGTGAGCAGAAACGTCGGAAAAATGAAATAGCGAAGGACAAGGATGAAGTCCATGATCTTACGGAAAAGTTAGATGCAAACTACAAGGAGCTGTTGCCGCTGGTGGCAAAGGCAACCAAAGATGAGCAGCACGAAAAGCCTCCTCCCGATGCATATGACAAGTTGCTAAAAGAGATGATATTTGAACCGCGTGGCAGTGTCACAGACAAGCTCATAGATCCCGAGGAGCTGGCCAAACAGGAGGCTGCACGTCTGGATAAACTCGAAAATGAACGACTGCGGCGCATGAAAGCGGATGGTGAAGAGCAGGAAGCAAATGTACAGATCCCACATCGATCAGCTGACGATTTGGATGATGGCTACTTTGCGGCGGGCAACGAGGATGATGGCGACGATATTCTAGCCTACGATTTGGACGGCAACCTTGGCACGCATCTGAATAGCAAAAGGGAAGCGGGTGATGCAACCGGGCAGAGCGATGAAAAAGATAACGAGAGTGAGGAAGATGGTGAgaatgacgatgatgatgaagaaGAAACTGAAGATAGCGATTCTGAGGTGGATAACTTAAGTGACCTGAAAGAATCGGACAGCGAATCTGATCAAGGTGAAGCACCACaacccaaaaataaaaccaaaccTCAAAAGCAGAAAACTTCTGAAACGGTTGACACCAGCATACCCTACACTATCAAAATGCCTAAGACATATGAGGACTTCACCGAGCTTCTGGCCAAGTATACGCCTACGCAACAGGTCACCATTGTAGAGCGCATCATTAAGTGCAATCATCCCAAACTGGAGGGCGTCAATCGTGAGAATGTGGTTAAACTCTACGCGTTTCTGCTACAGTATATTAAGGATATGTTCGAGGATGCCAGCGAGCAGGACATTCGCTTACATTTCCAGCTGGTTGCGCAGCTTATGCCGCATCTGTATGACCTCACACATCTAAATCCGGACCGCATGTCTAATACATTGCTGGATGTGATTAAGGAAAAGTATGCTGAGTACCGGAAGAATCACAAAGTGTATCCTACGCTAGACACGCTAATCTACTTTAAGCTTGTCTCGAATCTGTATTCCACCTCGGACTTTCGTCATCCATTGGCCACTCCCACGTACATTTTCATGCAGCATATATTGTCGAGAGCGCGCGTACGAACACGCCAGGACATTGCCATGGGTCTGTTTATAATCACCATTGCCCTGGAGTTCGGGTCGCGTTCCAAGCGTCTGCTTCCGGCAGTTTTTAACTTTTTGCTGGGCATAGTTCACATGGCCATACCCAAGCGCCAGGTTGACCAGATAGAGATTGTGCCGCCATTTGAACGCGATGGACCCTTTAGCAAATTGTTGGCAATACCAGCCACGAGCGAGAGTAAAACGCTTGAGTCACAGCAGCTTCAGGCTGCGGATCTGGTTACGCACACAATAACCTTGGACTTTAAAGTACGAGCTCTGGACATAACGTTGCGTCTGGTTAAGCAAATCTTTGAGGAGCAGATAGGCGAGCACACTGGAGCCTGCTTTTTGGCCAGTCCTTTTTTGCCTCTAATGGAACTTCTCCCGCTTAAGCTCTATCCCAAACATGTGCAGCAGCACTTTGCCGAGGCAAAGTCTACGCTGGAGTGTGTAGCGGCGAAGAAAATGAAGCCGCTGGCTCCACCCGACAAGAAGCCAAAGGCCTTGCGTCTGCTGGAGCCTCGGTTTGAGGTGGTCTATGATGATAAGCGACGACCCAAAATGTCCAAACAGAAGGAGGAGCGCGCTAAGCTGCTGCACAAAATCAAGCGCGAGAAAAAGGGCGCTATTCGCGAAATACGTAGAGACACGGCCTTTGTGCAAGATTTGAAGCTGAAACAACAGTTGCAAAG TGATAAGGAACGTCATGAAAAGGTCAAACGTATCTACCAGGAAGCCTCCGTACAGCAGGGCGAACTTAATGAACTGGCACGCgccaaaaagcgaaaaaagtTCTAA
- the SF1 gene encoding splicing factor 1 isoform X1, translating into MSATPPELLQLQQPIGGGKEKEANGGNDNDYRSRDKERSRSRDRGRDKEKDREREKKRRDRERGSKDRDSRRRESRERDRDRERGRDRDSQSHRSRSNNHDDYDRRKKRSRSKDRDRRRERDRESRSRRSGSRGGGNRDDYDRNRRRRSNSRSYDRRRNERSNESQRNSRERSSRERSSRERTYVNPFDTSNSRNLLHDQESRIPSLFERHHQQPQLESIREEPSSRFDLSQTIQDLMSNVGNNKSFASLFSNQNSNDSMSNGISENSMDSAAERKRKRKSRWGGTEKDKTFIPGMPTILPSTLDPAQQEAYLVQFQIEEISRKLRTGDLGITQTPEERSPSPEPIYSSDGKRLNTREFRYRKRLEEQRHQLIVKMQAVNPEFKPPADYKPPVTRVSDKVLIPQEQHPDINFVGLLIGPRGNTLKAMEKDTGAKIIIRGKGSVKEGKVGRKDGQPLPGEDEPLHAFITAPNPEAVRKAVDKIKDVIRQGIEVPEGHNDLRRMQLRELAQLNGTLRENDIQRCTCGSTDHKSWQCPDKPIITNTIVCTSCGGTGHLTKDCRNKRPGSGAPGMACEDTQAKIDEEYMSLMAELGEGPPPSAAKADTPAAPQLHRASYSIFDKKPSQMQAIQSPPNSSRDHQREMSGGWGGSTHEHQMNMDPSMGMEHAMGLSPYVPAPPVAQAPPPMPPPLMPWMSAPQPPPPASEPMNPPIPGTLPPLIPPPPGTSAPPMPPWASGYPGWGTGYVPPPPPPCAPPPPSISLSQPPPPPPPSN; encoded by the exons atGAGTGCAACGCCACCAGaactgctgcaactgcagcagcccATCGGAGGGGGTAAGGAAAAAGAAGCCAACGGTGGTAATGACAATGACTACCGAAGTCGCGATAAGGAACGTTCGCGTTCCAGAGATCGTGGCAGGGATAAGGAAAAGGATAGAGAGCGCGAGAAAAAACGAAG AGATCGAGAACGTGGCAGCAAGGATCGCGATAGCCGTCGACGTGAGAGCCGTGAACGGGACAGGGACCGTGAACGTGGTCGTGATCGTGATTCCCAATCGCACCGCAGCCGCTCGAACAACCATGATGACTACGACAGACGTAAGAAACGCTCGCGGAGCAAGGATCGCGATCGCAGACGCGAACGGGATCGCGAATCACGCTCAAGACGCAGCGGGTCACGTGGTGGAGGAAACCGCGATGATTACGATCGCAATCGCAGACGACGCTCCAATAGTCGCAGCTATGACCGGCGTCGTAATGAGCGGAGCAATGAATCGCAACGTAATAGCCGAGAGCGGAGCAGTCGGGAGCGCAGCAGTCGTGAGCGCACATATGTGAATCCATTTGACACTTCGAACAGTCGCAACTTATTGCATGACCAGGAGTCTCGAATACCGTCTCTGTTCGAGCGCCACCACCAACAGCCGCAGCTGGAGTCTATTAGAGAGGAACCCAGTTCGCGCTTCGATCTTTCACAGACTATTCAGGATCTTATGAGCAATGTGGGTAACAACAAAAGCTTTGCATCACTATTTAGCAACCAGAATAGCAATGATTCCATGAGCAATGGAATCTCGGAGAACTCAA TGGACAGTGCAGCGGAACGCAAGCGCAAGCGAAAGTCTCGATGGGGCGGAACTGAAAAGGACAAGACATTTATACCGGGCATGCCCACAATTTTGCCCTCAACGTTGGATCCGGCACagcaagaagcctacttag TTCAATTTCAAATCGAGGAGATCAGCCGCAAGCTGCGCACTGGCGATTTGGGCATTACGCAGACCCCGGAAGAAAG GTCGCCTTCCCCGGAGCCCATTTACAGTTCTGATGGCAAGCGTTTGAACACGCGCGAGTTTCGCTATCGCAAGCGTTTAGAAGAGCAGCGCCATCAGCTTATAGTCAAGATGCAGGCTGTTAATCCAGAGTTTAAGCCGCCAGCTGATTACAA GCCACCTGTTACACGTGTCAGCGACAAGGTTCTAATTCCGCAAGAGCAGCATCCGGACATAAACTTTGTGGGCCTGCTGATTGGACCTCGCGGCAACACACTAAAAGCCATGGAAAAGGACACCGGCGCTAAGATCATTATACGCGGTAAAGGCTCTGTCAAAGAGGGCAAAGTGGGTCGCAAGGATGGCCAACCTTTGCCGGGCGAAGATGAACCGCTGCATGCGTTTATTACAGCGCCCAATCCGGAGGCTGTACGCAAGGCCGTTGACAAGATTAAGGACGTTATACGGCAAGGCATCGAGGTGCCCGAGGGCCACAATGATCTGCGCCGCATGCAGCTGCGAGAACTAGCCCAGCTGAACGGCACGTTGCGAGAGAACGATATACAGCGCTGCACTTGTGGCTCTACAGATCACAAGTCTTGGCAGTGCCCCGACAAGCCGATCATAACCAACACCATTGTCTGCACATCATGCGGCGGCACTGGTCACTTGACTAAAGATTGTCGTAATAAGCGTCCAGGCTCCGGTGCGCCGGGCATGGCCTGTGAGGATACCCAGGCCAAGATCGATGAGGAGTACATGAGCCTAATGGCGGAGCTGGGCGAGGGACCGCCGCCTTCTGCTGCTAAGGCTGATACGCCTGCCGCGCCACAGCTGCATCGCGCTAGCTACAGCATCTTTGATAAGAAGCCGTCACAGATGCAGGCCATACAATCCCCACCCAACTCGTCACGCGATCATCAGCGCGAAATGAGCGGCGGCTGGGGAGGATCAACGCATGAACATCAAATGAACATGGACCCAAGCATGGGCATGGAGCACGCTATGGGCTTGTCGCCCTATGTGCCAGCACCACCTGTGGCGCAGGCACCACCACCAATGCCGCCACCGTTGATGCCTTGGATGAGTGCCCCGCAGCCACCGCCACCGGCCTCTGAGCCCATGAATCCGCCAATACCGGGCACATTACCGCCGCTAATACCGCCGCCGCCTGGTACTAGTGCACCACCAATGCCACCATGGGCGAGCGGTTATCCTGGCTGGGGTACAGGTTATGTACCGCCACCTCCACCGCCGTGCGCACCGCCACCGCCATCGATAAGCTTGTCGcaaccgccaccgccgccgccgccatctAACTGA
- the Prx3 gene encoding thioredoxin-dependent peroxide reductase, mitochondrial, translated as MSFIGRTLLRNVPLLSKALVGQHKQTARLLHQTAALCAVRVQQPAPDFKGLAVVGNDFQEIKLEDFRGKYLVLFFYPLDFTFVCPTEIVAFSERIKEFQDINTEVVGVSVDSHFSHLTWCNVDRKNGGVGKLQYPLLSDLTKKISADYGVLLEREGISLRGTFIIDPKGVLRQYSINDLPVGRSVDEILRLIKAFQFVEEHGEVCPANWNPKTNPATIKPDVEESKQYFSKHG; from the exons ATGTCTTTCATCGGACGTACACTATTGCGCAAT GTGCCGCTGCTGAGCAAAGCCCTTGTTGGTCAGCATAAACAAACAGCGCGTCTGCTACACCAGA CTGCTGCACTCTGCGCCGTGCGTGTGCAGCAGCCGGCGCCAGATTTTAAAGGCTTGGCGGTGGTCGGCAATGACTTCCAGGAGATCAAACTGGAGGACTTCAGAGGCAAATATCTGGTGCTGTTCTTCTATCCGTTAGACTT tACATTTGTTTGTCCAACGGAGATTGTTGCATTTAGTGAACGCATTAAGGAGTTTCAGGACATCAACACCGAAGTTGTGGGCGTCTCTGTAGACTCGCATTTTAGCCATTTGACTTGGTGCAATGTGGATCGCAAGAATGGTGGCGTCGGCAAGCTTCAATATCCATTGCTTTCGGATCTTACCAAGAAGATATCCGCTGATTACGGTGTGCTGCTAGAGAGGGAGGGCATCTCGCTACGCGGCACCTTTATCATTGATCCCAAAGGTGTTTTGCGACAGTACTCTATCAACGACTTGCCAGTGGGCCGCTCCGTGGACGAGATATTGCGTTTGATCAAAGCTTTCCAGTTTGTCGAGGAGCATGGCGAAGTGTGCCCAGCCAATTGGAATCCAAAAACGAACCCGGCTACCATCAAGCCAGACGTGGAGGAGTCCAAGCAGTACTTCAGCAAGCATGGGTAA
- the LOC6630543 gene encoding ubiquitin-conjugating enzyme E2 J2, protein MSSSTASGSAARKQPTAVSRMKQDYMRLKRDPLPYITAEPLPNNILEWHYCVKGPEDSPYYGGYYHGTLLFPREFPFKPPSIYMLTPNGRFKTNTRLCLSISDFHPDTWNPTWCVGTILTGLLSFMLESTPTLGSIESSSYDKQMFAQKSLAFNLRNANFCELFPDIVNEIKLRLQGTQAAANAAKPGTSSSSRANGLANGSAVAIDKRNKNASSANGQLPLPTDGSPSDGLAVGTAASADVGSGGAAALKNSARNSYLNWQSIYSNLVIIICFAIFALIVNYVIKNLNQE, encoded by the exons ATGTCCTCGTCGACGGCGTCCGGGTCGGCCGCCCGCAAACAGCCCACGGCCGTGTCTCGCATGAAACAGGATTACATGCGCCTAAAACGCGACCCGTTGCCGTACATCACCGCTGAGCCGTTGCCAAATAACATTCTGGAATGGCACTATTGTGTCAAAGGGCCCGAGGACTCACCATATTATGGCGGATACTATCACGGCACGCTGCTCTTTCCAAGAGAGTTTCCTTTTAAGCCACCATCTATTTATATGCTAACGCCGAATGGACGCTTCAAAACAAACACCAGACTGTGTTTAAGCATTTCAG ACTTTCATCCTGACACATGGAATCCGACTTGGTGTGTGGGCACTATACTCACAGGTCTGCTGAGTTTTATG CTAGAGAGTACACCCACACTGGGATCCATAGAGTCTTCGAGCTATGACAAGCAAATGTTTGCCCAGAAATCGCTTGCATTTAACCTGCGCAATGCCAACTTCTGTGAGCTGTTTCCGGACATTGTCAACGAGATTAAGTTACGTTTACAGGGCACCCAGGCTGCAGCCAACGCTGCCAAGCCGGGCACCAGCTCTTCTTCGCGCGCGAATGGTTTGGCTAACGGCAGTGCCGTTGCCATTGATAAACGTAACAAAAATGCCAGTAGTGCCAATGGGCAACTGCCATTGCCAACGGATGGTAGCCCCAGTGACGGGCTGGCGGTAGGTACTGCTGCAAGTGCGGATGTGGGCAGTGGTGGTGCGGCTGCGCTCAAGAATAGCGCACGGAATTCCTATTTAAATTGGCAGTCGATCTATTCGAACCTGGTGATTATAATCTGTTTTGCAATATTTGCACTCATTGTTAATTACGTGATCAAGAACCTGAATCAGGAATAG